In the Triticum aestivum cultivar Chinese Spring chromosome 2B, IWGSC CS RefSeq v2.1, whole genome shotgun sequence genome, TCTATCACAACACAGGAGCGGACAGTCCAAATGGCATCTGCTGTTACGGCCACTCCCGAGAGAGTTTGTAGCTTCGAGCCATCGGTGTGGGATGACTTCTTCATACATTACGAGCCACAACCACTCAAGGTAAAGACAATATTTTGTAAAATAAGTCCTTTGTGATATCCATACACCTTATAGTATTATAACATGGCCAACTCAACATTTTATAGTCATAACATAACACCTTATGGTATACATACCCCTTATAGTATGGTGACCGAGTGCCTATGTATTTTCATAAGCATTTGGACACAACTCAACATTTATATCACATGTATGATGTATGTCCGTTTGAGAAAGTCTGTTGATATATACCACATGAATTACATCCTTTTTTTTAATTTATCCGTGCATGTTTGATATTTATATGAGTAGCGTCCTAGCTAGCTATAGTCTCTCAGTTCACGGCCTCATGGCTGACCGCCATTTCTTTTATGATGGCTAGGATTAGTGTCTCATTTGGAAAGGGCTACTGCAACTTTTTTTTGTTTGAGaaggaattaaaaaaaatatgATGAAGGAATTAATTTAATTTCACAACTATATTTGTTTGTATCATGGATCAACTAATTTGTATATATAGCTAACTTTTGATATATTATTCCACACAAAAAGACCTTTATTTATATATTATCATTACCATAACATAGTATGTGGCGTACGTGCAATCTAGAATTTTGGATATAAGATATCTTTGGAGAGTTTTAACAAACAGGGGGGCGGGGGGATTAAAACTTATGCTACTCCATGTGTTTTCCTATTGGGACGACACATCACCAACATGCGGACCTCACCAATTATCAAAAGAAAACATGGAGGGCATGTGATGGGAGGAGGTCGTGTTGAGGGAACATGCCACGGCGCTGGTGCTGACCTAGTACAGTGATATCATGAACATGTGACGAGGGTGAGGTGTTATTGTACTATTTCAATTTCCAAGTCAGATTCCTTATTGATCAGTCTGCAGAAAAATGTTCCATGATAATGACAGAATGATTGGACATGTGTCCTATCTTTTGTCATATTTCACAGAGTGTGTTATGATATAGGCACCGCTATGCATCAGACTACTAATAATTTACATCCCCTCAGACTAGTCGTAGATCGTTGGATCCGAAGTAGGACGGCTAGTTTAGACCTGCGTGAGATTAGCTATAGCTACTAATTGAGCTTCCACATCCCATGCGCTCCAGCGTCAGGTTAATTTCTCTCTCCAGCCGATTCTTGTTCGCTGGAGGTTGCTTCCTTGTTGCATGGTTCCTTAAATCACGCCAGGTTACCAGATTCATGCACCCATGAGATGGAAGTATTACTTGTGAGAACCAAATATACATTGATTCTTTTAGGAAATAGATCCCTAAATTCTATGGTTTAAATCCCGCAAATGGTTGTTCGATTCTGCTCCCAAGCTCCGTCCgacaatataagagcatttttgacactagtaATAAATCTCCAACGTACTCCCTGATGCAAACATTTCCTCACGAGACGAAAACACTCTATGTTGACTTATGCAACAGCAGCATCTGTTGTCCTCGATGCAAACATTCTTTTTTGACCAATGACACATAGTTATTTTTGTAGTGGAAACATTTTTCACTCCCAATAAACACTTCTTCACATTGGTGGAAACATATTCCATCTGAGTCACTTCATAAAAAAATAATTAATAAAGCTTCATTCATTATCATCTGATGCCCTATATTGCTTCCAACAAAAGAAATATGTGTTTCCAAAATATAATTATTTATTACCATTATAACAGTTGTGTTTGTTTGAACAGATAATTATATTAGAATAGGCATCCAACACAATCAGAATTTTCTATCGTATAACTAGCAATAATCCTACACCTACGTAACATTGTTACGTACTCTTACTTAACttcctactccctcctttccggtttttagggctcaattcaaaaatctcaccaaccaaggtagatggtgagtggtggaatactttttgtagtttgcaaaagcatccaattaatgctcttattttcctccaaaaattatgtttaccaatgtattaattgcaatgcatgcatgcataaagtacatgcattggtcaattttttcttaatacttgcatgcaataatttaatgcaccttgcaatctaaacatgtgatggggaacaaccaaattgagccttataaaatggaaaaactaaaattttgagataagccttataaaccggaaaggagggattaTAATCTAATTATCTCCCGCCCCTGATTTTCATGGATGGGGCCTGGGCCTTTTTTTATTCCAATTAAACCATGCCAAGTCAGCCTTCACGTAGGTTTACGTAGGTGTAGCAAAGCCCTATACCTAGGCATCTAGGCACAATGCACCATCGGCCAATGATCTAATGATGGCATGTGTCCTTCCTATGGTAGTCATGCTTCCTGCCGATAGTAGTAGTTCTTCCAATGGTGACAGTGCTTCCTTCCGATTCCGATGGTGGCCATGCTTCCTTGAGATGGTAGTACGTGTGCTTCCTTCCAATAAAGGTGGCCGTGCTTTCTTCGCTGCCAGGCCAACCAGAGGATCGGAGAGGAGCGACATGAACTGAGTGCCGCTGTAGCATGGATGCACTGTTAGCCAAGGGTCGTGCTTCTTTCAAATGGTGTGCATGCTTCCTTCGAATGGCGTGTGTCCGAGAGACGGAACGGTGTCTGTTGGGACAAACCCCGGATCAGCATCCATGCTTCCTTGTGATGGTGATCGTGCGGCCTTCCTCATCGATGATCCTCCTGCTTCCTGTTCCTGGATGAGCAGTCAAATTGTCGCATCCGCTGGTGATGACGGGCGCGGCCTCTTGAAGTTGGGATGGCGCGTCGGCGAGGTGGAATGGTGGCCGCATCGAGGAGTGAGGCGGTGCAATGGATCTGATCTGGGCGGTGACCTGGGATTGTTCGCTCCGCGGAAGTGGGTTGAAACTTGAAAGAAGGGTGCGCAATTGGTCTGACGTTTTTCTTGTATCAGACGTATGATGATAGAAAGTGTTTTCCTATGATATGTACTAGTATTAATTCTGTGTCCGATTGTCCAATCACCAACTTTAGAGTTGGTCTAAAGGACCGTACCTAAAAACAACTAAGAGTTCTACTCTACTCCTCCCATCATCGGAGGTGATGTTGGCGGGCCCTGCACGAGACGGCCGGCACAAACAAGGCCAAGCTGACAACGGATATGTCTCTTTGGCAATAACGGGCCATGCATGGAGGCCACCTTTTTGTGTGCATCACTCCTCCAGAATATCTACGTATACTTTATATCCAGAATTTGCTGGATCTATTCCTTCTTCACTGATGCCCTGATGTCTAGTGATTGGAGCTAGATACATACTGGTTTTTCTATCAAATGATCACAGAAACTAAAGATATAAAAATTTATAAATATAATGGAAATGTTGCAGAAAAGGCATCATAAAGCTCGAAATAAAATGATTAGTAATGTTCACTTCCATTTTTCTTTGTGTACATATCGTATCCCTTTTGGCTTCGGTTAATCTTAACTCATctatgcatgcatatatgaatgcAGACATCCGAAGATTGCTTGAGGGCGAAGGCTCAAAAACTTCAGGAGGACGTACAGATGTTGTTTCAGACATTTACCAGTGTTGTGCAAAAAATGAACTTGATCGACACACTCCAACGTCTCGGAATTGATCACCTGTTTGAAGATCAGATCAACACAACGATGAATGAAATCCACAAGAAGGAATTCGACAGTTGTAGCCTATATGATGTTGCTCTTCGCTTCCGCTTGCTTCGAGAGCGTGGCCTTTGGGTGTCTCCAGGTACCCGTTAACAATTCATGCATGTGGTATATCGAGGAGTGGGAGTACATATTCCTTATACATGATTGCATTGAAGTGAGCCCGAGCGCATAATACTAATTCTATGCTCCTGCTAGACAGCACAAGCTAGCCTGACCAGCGCTCCTCCCATCTTGTGGTAAAAATTTAGTAATATTATAGCTAGTTATGACTAATGCATGAGCAAGGAATCAATGATAAAAACATAGACTTCGCAAGGTAAAAAAGGCGCACATGATTTGCTAGGTAGCAAAAGAATCCAACTAGTTACCACTAATGCATAGGCAAGAAATCAATCGTAAAAAGATAGGCTCTTCAACTTGAAAAGGCCACGTGATGGGTGGGGTAGAGACTCAACTCGTGAATGATACTTGTAGTAATTGTGATGTAcatgtttagtactccctccgttcaaaattcttgtcttagattcgtctagatatggatgtatctaatactaagacgttacttgatacatccgtattcagacaaatctaagacaaaaaatttgggacggagggggtaGCAGAATATCACAGTTTTGTGACCACAAACTGAGCTCAGGTCGATGTGCTGGTGGAGTCCTCCCATAGGAATATGTCTTCCCCGCATTGTACCTTTTCTTGTTGAGCCAGTTCTGGCTCCGGCAGATATAGAATGGAAGAAAAGTCCGTATGGTTTAAGATATCAAAAAATTACATGGTAGTACAAGATAAGATAACGGCACTGCCTTAAAGATGTGCTTGATCAAGTTCGTAAGACAATATCATGACTAGCAATTTGGCATTGTCTTCAGAAAATACAAAGCATTACTAGTCCTTTTATATGATTAATTAAGTATCATATTTCTCCCTGGCTAACTACTTGACTACTAATATTATATTTTTGCTGTCGAGCACGGATTAATTATATTCTGCACCTGCGTGTAATGTAGAAATAAATGTATGTACATTAAAAAAATGGGCCACAGGTAATGAATTAATTTATTTATGTGCTTTTCCCAAACTAACCTACTTTGTAAATAAGTTAATAAGTACACCCCAACCCATGTCGTTATGTCTTATATATGCAGATGTATTCAGTAAGTTCAAGGGCAAAGATGGGAGATTGAACAGGGATATAATTAGTGAACCAATGGGATTATTGAGTTTATACAACGCAGCTTACCTATCGATCCCTGGTGAATCGGAACTCGATGAAGCCATCGTTTTCGCACGCCATCATCTCGAATCCATGAGGGGCAGCATtaattaccctttttctgaacaagTCAAACGGAACCTTGAGATACCACTACCAAGGACTTTGAAGAGGCTTGATGCGCCATATTACATTGCAGAGTACCAACAAGAGAAAGCATACAACCCGTCTATATTGGAACTTGCAAAGCTCGACTTTAATCTTCTGCAGCGGCTTCACCAAGAGGAACTTAAGGCTTTCTGCCGGTACGTGTTGGACATATAACTCTCTATCATGGCTTGTTGTACATGGGCTTAGTTATATCTAGATTCTAACTCTGATCTTGATTGATCATATTGGGATATATTGAAATATAAGTTAACTATATCTTATCAATGTTGATTTTAGGTGGGGAAGTGATCTATATGAAGAAGTGAGACTAACCTACTCTCGGCATCGTATTGTTGAATGCTATTTCTGGTCCTATACGGAGTACTATGAACGACATTATGGAGATGCAAGAATAATCCTTGCCAAGTTACTTGTTCTGGCAACCCTATTAGATGACACTTTCGATATGCATGCTACATTAGAAGAGGGCCGAAAGCTCAATGAAGCAATACAAAGGTAGGCAATGCTCTCTTGGGTGATAACCCTCTCCTGATTTTAACAAAATCTTATATTAATCTCATCAACACATCAAATTGATAAAACATGCATGTTGGATATAAAAGGAACACAGAGTGGGTAAGGCAGATGGGTCACGGTGCATAGATAAGACACCATCCATGACGTGGGACACTTGTGCCACCTGCTCCAGCTACACACATCATGTGGCCACCAGTTGTTCGCCATAGACCAAGTATTGAGACAATGTATGCATAAGAACAAAACATGCAATGGAGATTTTTTGTTTTAGGGGTAAAGCTAAGTTTTATTGATCATAAACCACATAAATTTGAACGTACGGATTAGATGCAATCTAGACGATGCACTATACAAAATATAGCTGCAACCATTAAGCAAATTTAATAGTCTCATCCCACGATAAAACTAACAATTTGTAATATCATTCTTATGTCCTTTATTAGTTTATCCTTGGTAAGAATGATTCCTTTTCTCAATTATTACATAGAAAAGAAATTAATCTTTCAATGGTACTTTGATATTCTTTTTCAGAGCTATCTGTTCATTGCAGAGACATATCTAGAGTTCTAGGCTACCCATTCTGGTGAAAGTCCTAATGAAAATTCATCTTGTCCTTATGATAAGTTAATTATGTTAAAAAGTTGTGGCACCATATGACTACCTTAATGGTATCAAGGTACCTCCATGTAGAGGGGCATGATGGGCACCGAATAGACAAGACAACCCTACCGCTACTACTCCACATAAACTATAAACTAACTACTGATGGGCACTTAAACCACTATGTTGATAGGGGTGCATCAGTGACTGTTGACTGCTGGGGTGCCCATTGATGGAGACTAGGTAACACTAACAATCACTGCATGGGGGGGAggggcctttggtggtgagctttactagtaacatgcatattgTGCCAATCAATCAATGGTACAAGCCGATCGAAAGCACTCATGTTTATCGACTAAATGTTTTTTGTCCCTTCCTTACTAAATGTCCGCTTCCTGGCTCCTCCCTCTTTGCCGGCCGTTTAAGTAGATAGTAGGCCCCCCTtggccctgttggggaacgtagcagaaattcaaaattttctacgcatcaccaagatcaatctatggagattctagcaacaagagagggagaggatgagcatcttcatacctttgaagatcgctaagaggaagtgtTAGAAGAacacggatgatggagtcgtactcgcggcgattcaaatcgccgaagacccgatctagcgccgaacggacggcgcctccgtgttcaacacacgtacaacccggggatgtctcctccttcttgatccagcaaggggagaggagaagttgagggagaactcctacagcacgacggcgtggtggtggtggagctcgtggttctccagtagggcttcgccaagcactacagaggaggaggaggtgttggaggagggagagggctgcgccaggggaagggtgcggttgccctctctctgcctcactatatatagggggaacggggtggaggaggtgccctagggttccctaggggatgggtggcggccacaggggaaaccctagatgggtttgggcgcccccacccctaggaaacttgccccccaagccgggaggggcggctgccctaggggaggcgcccccacctctccaggttacgtgagaggggttgggaggggtgcacagccccttagtgggctggtgtgcccactccccttggcccataaggccccccaatgcttgtcgggacctccgaaacacctttcagtcacgctggtcgtcacccggtactcccagaacaattc is a window encoding:
- the LOC123039852 gene encoding tau-cadinol synthase — encoded protein: MASAVTATPERVCSFEPSVWDDFFIHYEPQPLKTSEDCLRAKAQKLQEDVQMLFQTFTSVVQKMNLIDTLQRLGIDHLFEDQINTTMNEIHKKEFDSCSLYDVALRFRLLRERGLWVSPDVFSKFKGKDGRLNRDIISEPMGLLSLYNAAYLSIPGESELDEAIVFARHHLESMRGSINYPFSEQVKRNLEIPLPRTLKRLDAPYYIAEYQQEKAYNPSILELAKLDFNLLQRLHQEELKAFCRWGSDLYEEVRLTYSRHRIVECYFWSYTEYYERHYGDARIILAKLLVLATLLDDTFDMHATLEEGRKLNEAIQRWDESAIPLLPEYLKRYFVRLMNTFKEFEDEVKPDHKYRVAYSTKAFQNLCKHYQQESEWFHSSHIPSFEDHVKCSIISAGTPTLFVGSLVGMGDEASKEAFEWAIGCTDAVRACAEVARFMDDLASFKHGKNKFDVASSIESYINQHHCTDEVAMDVLDNLVEDAWKTTNQARFDRGALLPLVNRAANFTKSMTLLFRNKCDRYTFSRGNKDRIQQQFVHPIPL